From a single Streptomyces sp. NBC_00377 genomic region:
- a CDS encoding inositol monophosphatase family protein, whose product MSETLLQAGGVAVSDADLLGQTVVAVREVGSVLRERFGDVVSYRTREELMSALAGNDDAALEILRPVLTRLRPDAGWVEDELGGGALPSGEWWVVDPAEGNVNHLHALPEWAVTATLVRDNQPVLTVVHVPLTGETYTAVAGGGAHLDGRPLHVSQTADLGLSLVATSQARPDENEKVVRRIGSSITAMLFDALVVRTSVPATLHLVNVAAGRLDAFWQFAGARADLLPGALLVTEAGGQISDAQGRPWTPQSESFLAAAPGVHAQAVTTLSR is encoded by the coding sequence ATGTCCGAAACTCTTCTTCAGGCCGGCGGCGTCGCCGTGTCCGACGCGGATCTGCTCGGCCAGACCGTGGTCGCTGTGCGCGAGGTCGGTTCCGTGCTGCGGGAGCGGTTCGGCGACGTGGTCTCCTACCGGACGCGGGAGGAGCTGATGAGCGCGCTCGCCGGCAACGACGACGCGGCCCTGGAGATCCTGCGCCCCGTTCTTACGCGTCTGCGGCCGGATGCCGGATGGGTGGAGGACGAGCTGGGCGGCGGGGCGCTGCCTTCGGGCGAGTGGTGGGTGGTGGATCCTGCCGAGGGCAACGTCAACCACCTGCACGCCCTGCCGGAGTGGGCGGTGACCGCCACTCTCGTCCGCGACAACCAGCCGGTGCTCACCGTGGTCCACGTGCCGCTGACCGGTGAGACCTACACCGCAGTGGCCGGCGGGGGTGCCCACCTCGACGGCCGCCCGCTGCACGTGTCCCAGACAGCGGACCTCGGGCTGAGCCTCGTGGCCACCAGCCAGGCCCGCCCGGACGAGAACGAGAAGGTCGTGCGGCGCATCGGGTCCTCGATCACCGCCATGCTCTTCGACGCGCTCGTCGTCCGCACCTCCGTACCCGCCACCCTGCACCTGGTGAACGTGGCCGCCGGCCGGCTCGACGCCTTCTGGCAGTTCGCCGGCGCCCGCGCGGACCTGCTTCCCGGGGCGCTGCTCGTCACCGAGGCCGGCGGACAGATCTCCGACGCCCAGGGCCGCCCCTGGACCCCGCAGAGCGAGAGCTTCCTGGCCGCCGCGCCCGGCGTCCATGCCCAGGCCGTCACCACACTCTCCCGCTGA
- a CDS encoding winged helix-turn-helix transcriptional regulator, producing the protein MEWLEASTENCPVKRTLDVIGEKWTLLILRDAVNGVRRFDDFHRHIGLSEAVLSDRLRKLTSAGILKTVPYREPGSRSRNEYRLTRKGWDLWPVLMALSQWGEAYTLGSEGPVLDVRHTECDAAVRVVVECSAEHSTLTPREVTARLGTGARLRS; encoded by the coding sequence ATGGAGTGGCTTGAGGCGAGCACGGAGAACTGCCCCGTCAAGCGCACGCTCGACGTGATCGGGGAGAAATGGACACTGCTGATCCTGCGTGACGCCGTCAACGGAGTCCGCCGCTTCGACGACTTCCACCGCCACATCGGCCTGTCGGAGGCCGTCCTCAGCGACCGTCTCCGCAAGCTGACCTCGGCCGGCATCCTCAAGACCGTCCCCTACCGGGAGCCCGGCAGCCGCTCGCGCAACGAATACCGCCTGACCCGCAAGGGCTGGGACCTGTGGCCCGTGCTGATGGCGCTGAGCCAATGGGGCGAGGCATACACCCTCGGTTCCGAGGGTCCTGTACTGGACGTCCGCCACACCGAGTGCGACGCCGCGGTCCGCGTCGTCGTCGAATGCTCCGCCGAGCACTCCACCCTCACGCCGCGTGAAGTCACCGCCCGGCTGGGAACGGGCGCCCGCCTCAGGTCGTGA
- a CDS encoding serine/threonine-protein kinase translates to MAESRLIQGRYRLLDVIGRGGMGEVWRARDESLDRQVAVKCLKPIAAHHDPSAGRVRRERFRREGRVAASLQHRGVTVVHDFGDSDGVLFLVMELLDGSNLCQLLDDNDRRPLPVPEVVEIAEQVAAALAYTHRQGIVHRDLKPANIVRLTDGTVKICDFGIARLGHDAGFTSRLTGTGIAMGTPHYMSPEQIGGEEVDRRSDLYSLGCVLYEIATGAPPFDLEDPWSILVGHRDTPPVPPREHRPDLPEHLDRIILDLLAKPPGERPQDAGDIVRRLDTGRATPGYVPTLVTPRPEPLPSGSAGREPHLPSWTQGMTTGHKATGAGIRIAPPDAGAALTGEWIPRPALGAVPVPPAPDTPSPQALTALDARHGAGLSLGRLGRWGEAGEVHRAVAAERAHLLGPDHPETLASRYEVAFTLSRTGRAADALREYQQVAAARTRVLGAEHADTLATRQETAYVLGRLGRHFDAHQIYSSVLAARMRTAGPDHPDTLRCRHNLAFNLSRLGRLEESHRMASEVAAARARVLGPAHPDTLVTRYEVAYALGQLGRWAEALQTYREVAAARAQALGPDHPDTLAARYESGISLGRLGRSAEALRLYRDLVDDRTRVHGPAHPETLRARHGLGVNLGRLGRWEEALAESRDVCAIRERVLGADHPDTLVSRREVAVGLGWLGRWADALAEYRRVSTAREQVLGADHPDTLAGRNDEAHCLEQLGRGQEAVALYRRVAVLRQQRAAGGA, encoded by the coding sequence ATGGCGGAGAGCAGACTGATCCAGGGCCGGTACCGGCTGCTGGATGTGATCGGGCGCGGTGGCATGGGCGAGGTGTGGCGGGCCCGTGACGAGTCACTCGACCGGCAGGTGGCCGTGAAGTGTCTCAAACCGATCGCCGCGCACCACGACCCGTCCGCCGGGCGGGTCCGGCGTGAGCGGTTCCGGCGTGAGGGCCGGGTCGCCGCCTCGCTCCAGCACCGCGGGGTGACGGTCGTCCACGACTTCGGGGACAGCGACGGCGTCCTCTTCCTGGTCATGGAACTCCTCGACGGCAGCAACCTGTGCCAGCTGCTGGACGACAACGACCGCCGGCCGCTGCCCGTCCCCGAGGTCGTGGAGATCGCCGAACAGGTCGCCGCGGCCCTCGCCTACACCCACCGCCAGGGCATCGTGCACCGCGACCTGAAACCCGCGAACATCGTGCGGCTCACCGACGGCACGGTGAAGATCTGCGACTTCGGGATCGCCCGCCTCGGCCACGACGCCGGCTTCACCTCGCGCCTCACCGGCACCGGCATCGCCATGGGCACCCCGCACTACATGTCGCCGGAGCAGATCGGCGGTGAGGAGGTGGACCGGCGCAGCGACCTGTACTCGCTGGGCTGCGTGCTCTACGAGATAGCCACCGGCGCCCCGCCGTTCGACCTGGAGGACCCCTGGTCGATCCTCGTCGGCCACCGGGACACCCCGCCCGTGCCACCCCGCGAGCACCGCCCCGACCTGCCCGAGCACCTCGACCGGATCATCCTGGACCTGCTGGCGAAACCACCCGGAGAGCGCCCCCAGGACGCCGGTGACATCGTCCGCCGCCTCGACACCGGCCGCGCCACGCCCGGGTACGTGCCGACGCTGGTGACGCCCCGGCCCGAGCCGCTGCCGTCCGGGTCCGCCGGCCGCGAGCCTCACCTGCCGTCCTGGACGCAGGGCATGACCACCGGCCACAAGGCCACCGGCGCCGGAATCCGGATCGCGCCCCCGGACGCGGGGGCGGCCCTGACCGGCGAGTGGATCCCGCGGCCGGCGCTCGGCGCGGTCCCCGTCCCGCCGGCGCCGGACACCCCGTCCCCGCAGGCGCTCACCGCGCTCGACGCCCGGCACGGCGCCGGCCTCAGCCTGGGGCGGCTGGGCCGCTGGGGCGAGGCCGGGGAGGTGCACCGCGCCGTCGCCGCCGAACGCGCGCATCTCCTCGGCCCCGACCACCCCGAGACCCTCGCCAGCCGCTACGAGGTCGCCTTCACCCTCAGCCGTACCGGCCGCGCCGCCGACGCGCTGCGCGAGTACCAGCAGGTCGCCGCCGCCCGTACCCGGGTGCTCGGTGCCGAGCACGCCGACACCCTCGCCACGCGCCAGGAAACGGCCTACGTGCTCGGCCGGCTGGGCCGCCACTTCGACGCCCACCAGATCTACTCCTCGGTCCTCGCCGCCCGGATGCGCACGGCGGGGCCCGACCATCCCGACACCCTGCGCTGCCGGCACAACCTCGCCTTCAACCTCAGCAGGCTCGGCCGTCTGGAGGAGTCCCACCGGATGGCGAGCGAGGTGGCCGCCGCCCGCGCCCGCGTCCTGGGCCCCGCACACCCGGACACCCTGGTCACCCGCTACGAAGTCGCTTACGCGCTGGGCCAGTTGGGTCGATGGGCGGAGGCTCTTCAGACCTACCGCGAGGTCGCGGCGGCCCGTGCGCAGGCGCTCGGCCCCGACCACCCCGACACCCTGGCCGCCCGCTACGAGAGCGGCATCAGCCTCGGCCGCCTCGGCCGCAGCGCGGAGGCACTCCGGCTCTACCGCGACCTCGTGGACGATCGCACCCGCGTCCACGGCCCGGCGCATCCCGAGACCCTGCGGGCCCGCCACGGTCTGGGCGTCAATCTCGGCCGACTGGGCCGGTGGGAGGAGGCGCTCGCCGAGTCGCGGGACGTGTGCGCGATCCGCGAACGCGTCCTCGGGGCCGACCACCCCGACACGCTCGTCAGCCGCCGTGAGGTCGCCGTCGGCCTGGGCTGGCTGGGCCGCTGGGCCGATGCCCTGGCCGAGTACCGGCGGGTGTCGACGGCCCGTGAGCAGGTGCTGGGCGCCGACCACCCCGACACCCTCGCCGGCCGCAACGACGAGGCGCACTGCCTGGAGCAGCTCGGCCGGGGCCAGGAGGCGGTCGCGCTGTACCGCAGGGTGGCGGTGCTGCGGCAGCAGCGGGCGGCCGGGGGAGCGTAG
- a CDS encoding NADP-dependent oxidoreductase codes for MRAFVVTKYKEPLQEADVPEPTVGERDVLVRVEAAGLNPLDEKIRAGEFKQILPYKLPLILGNDVAGTVIGVGTAVRGFKPGDEVYARPDQGRIGTFAERIAVAEGDLALKPASISMDEAGSLPLAALTAWQALVERGRVRPGQKVLIHAGAGGVGSIAIQLARHLGASVATTAGGSNAHFVRTLGADTVIDYRSQDFEQLLTGYDLVLDSLGGENLEKSLRVLKPGGKVIGIAGPPDPAFAREAGLNPLLRLAVAGLSGKIRRQAKKLGVTYEFLLMRASGDQLRQIATLIDQGVVRPVVGKVVGFDQTPQALESLSRGGIRGKAVIGNS; via the coding sequence ATGAGAGCGTTCGTCGTCACCAAGTACAAGGAGCCGCTGCAAGAGGCGGACGTCCCCGAGCCCACCGTGGGGGAGCGCGACGTGCTGGTGCGGGTGGAGGCCGCCGGGCTGAACCCGCTGGATGAGAAGATCCGCGCCGGTGAGTTCAAGCAGATCCTGCCCTACAAGCTGCCGCTGATCCTGGGCAACGACGTCGCGGGCACTGTCATCGGCGTCGGGACGGCGGTTCGCGGCTTCAAGCCCGGAGACGAGGTCTACGCCCGACCCGACCAGGGGCGCATCGGCACCTTCGCCGAGCGCATCGCCGTCGCGGAGGGCGACCTGGCGCTCAAGCCGGCCTCGATCAGCATGGATGAGGCGGGCTCGCTGCCGCTGGCGGCGCTCACGGCGTGGCAGGCGCTGGTGGAGCGCGGGAGGGTGCGGCCAGGGCAGAAGGTTCTCATCCACGCCGGCGCCGGCGGGGTCGGTTCGATCGCGATCCAGCTGGCCAGGCACCTCGGTGCGAGCGTCGCCACGACCGCCGGCGGTTCCAACGCGCACTTCGTGCGCACGCTCGGTGCGGACACGGTGATCGATTACCGCAGCCAGGACTTCGAGCAGCTCCTGACCGGCTACGACCTCGTGCTGGACAGCCTCGGTGGTGAGAATCTCGAGAAGTCCCTGCGGGTGCTCAAGCCCGGCGGCAAGGTCATCGGGATCGCCGGTCCCCCGGACCCCGCGTTCGCCCGCGAGGCCGGTCTGAACCCGCTGCTGCGCCTGGCGGTCGCAGGCCTGAGCGGCAAGATCCGCAGGCAGGCGAAGAAGCTCGGGGTGACGTACGAGTTCCTGCTCATGCGTGCCAGCGGCGACCAGCTCCGCCAGATCGCCACCCTCATCGACCAGGGCGTGGTGCGCCCGGTCGTGGGGAAGGTGGTCGGCTTCGACCAGACCCCGCAGGCGCTGGAGTCCCTGTCCCGGGGCGGGATCCGCGGCAAGGCCGTCATCGGCAACAGCTGA
- a CDS encoding NADPH-dependent F420 reductase, which produces MTTIAVLGNGRVGGNLATALTKAGHEVTAVDREPGAAADAARRAQVVINATPGAGSLERLTALRDELRGKILIDVSNATTDGPDGLPADLIYPGSSLAEQLQEALPETRVVKTLNTMLFPVMTAPAALTQAPTVFLSAADQEAKQVVRGLLSDLGWQQDWITDLGGIETARATEAAILFVPHVIRSSGFTPFAVSLAR; this is translated from the coding sequence ATGACCACGATCGCAGTTCTCGGAAACGGCCGCGTCGGAGGCAACCTCGCCACCGCCCTCACCAAGGCAGGACACGAGGTGACCGCGGTGGACCGGGAGCCGGGCGCCGCCGCCGACGCCGCCCGGAGAGCCCAGGTCGTCATCAACGCCACCCCGGGAGCCGGCTCGCTGGAGCGGCTCACCGCGCTGCGCGACGAACTGCGGGGCAAGATCCTCATCGACGTCTCCAACGCCACCACCGACGGACCCGACGGACTGCCCGCCGACCTGATCTACCCCGGCTCGAGCCTCGCCGAGCAACTCCAGGAAGCACTCCCCGAAACACGCGTCGTCAAGACACTCAACACGATGCTCTTCCCGGTGATGACCGCGCCCGCCGCGCTCACTCAGGCCCCGACCGTCTTCCTCTCCGCCGCGGACCAGGAGGCCAAGCAGGTCGTACGGGGGCTTCTCTCCGACCTCGGCTGGCAGCAGGACTGGATCACCGACCTCGGCGGCATCGAAACCGCCCGTGCAACCGAGGCCGCCATACTCTTCGTCCCCCACGTGATCCGGTCCAGCGGATTCACACCGTTTGCCGTCTCGCTCGCCCGCTGA
- a CDS encoding TetR/AcrR family transcriptional regulator, whose product MSVAPRSVGRRERNKQEKLDRIVAAASELFAEHGVDDVTTQQIADKADIGTGTLFLYAKTKGELLLLVQNAKYAEALQQGRADAETVPDVLDAVIAIVRPIVECNRVQIDNGRTYLREMVFGDPEEPRHGAALAIVAQTEEAIAAVLRRDERVSEGDAATLAHIVSAVMFLSTAASVNIALSVEEIVQEIRRQVDVLLPR is encoded by the coding sequence ATGTCTGTCGCCCCCCGGTCGGTCGGACGGCGCGAGCGGAACAAGCAGGAGAAACTCGACCGCATTGTCGCTGCCGCCAGTGAGCTGTTCGCCGAACACGGCGTCGATGACGTCACGACCCAGCAGATCGCCGACAAGGCCGACATCGGCACCGGGACGCTGTTCCTCTATGCCAAGACCAAGGGCGAACTGCTCCTGCTCGTGCAGAACGCCAAGTACGCCGAAGCGCTCCAGCAGGGCCGGGCGGACGCCGAGACCGTCCCGGACGTGCTGGACGCGGTGATCGCGATCGTCCGGCCGATCGTGGAGTGCAACCGCGTCCAGATCGACAACGGCCGCACCTACCTGCGAGAGATGGTCTTCGGTGACCCCGAGGAGCCCCGGCACGGCGCGGCACTCGCCATCGTCGCGCAGACCGAGGAGGCCATCGCCGCCGTGCTGCGCCGAGATGAGCGCGTCTCGGAGGGCGACGCCGCGACGCTGGCACACATCGTGTCCGCCGTGATGTTCCTCAGCACGGCGGCGAGCGTGAACATCGCCCTGAGCGTCGAGGAGATCGTGCAGGAGATCCGCAGGCAGGTCGACGTCCTGCTGCCTCGCTGA
- a CDS encoding oxygenase MpaB family protein has protein sequence MPRRRPAAVAPPAGTDADPGLYGPASVTWQMHGDPMMWVAGVRALYLQALHPRAVRAVMQNSDFRRDAWGRLMRTADFVGTTTYGTTEAAEKAAARIRKIHHMLSATDPDTGERYAVDEPGLLVWVHCAEVDSYLHVLRRSGYPLTDAAADRYLAEHRVGARLVGLDPDAVPADRTAMAAYFENVRPELAAGAEAREVDDFLLRPPVHPLLVPARALLWRRVAHLAYASLPPYAHRLYGRRAPAPATVTRQLRALGTVLRCVPARVRWQLPPRHVLRAMARLGPEARPAPFKVGR, from the coding sequence ATGCCCCGAAGACGCCCGGCGGCTGTGGCCCCGCCTGCCGGTACGGACGCCGACCCAGGGCTGTACGGTCCGGCCAGTGTGACCTGGCAGATGCACGGCGACCCGATGATGTGGGTCGCCGGTGTGCGCGCTCTCTATCTCCAGGCGCTGCATCCGCGTGCCGTGCGCGCGGTCATGCAGAACTCCGACTTCCGGCGCGACGCCTGGGGCCGGCTGATGCGCACCGCCGATTTCGTCGGCACCACGACGTACGGCACCACCGAGGCCGCCGAGAAGGCGGCGGCGCGCATCCGGAAGATCCACCACATGCTGTCGGCGACCGATCCGGACACGGGGGAGCGGTACGCCGTCGACGAACCCGGACTGCTGGTGTGGGTGCACTGCGCCGAGGTCGACTCCTACCTGCACGTCCTGCGCCGCTCCGGCTATCCCCTCACCGACGCCGCAGCCGACCGCTACCTCGCCGAACACCGGGTCGGCGCCCGCCTGGTGGGGCTCGACCCCGACGCGGTGCCCGCCGACCGGACCGCCATGGCCGCGTACTTCGAGAACGTGCGTCCCGAACTGGCCGCCGGGGCGGAGGCGCGCGAGGTCGACGACTTCCTGCTCCGGCCCCCGGTGCACCCCCTGCTCGTCCCGGCGCGCGCCCTGCTGTGGCGGCGGGTGGCGCACCTGGCCTACGCCTCTCTGCCGCCGTACGCCCACCGGCTGTACGGCAGACGGGCCCCGGCGCCCGCCACCGTCACCCGGCAGTTGCGTGCCCTGGGCACCGTGCTGCGCTGCGTTCCCGCACGGGTGCGCTGGCAGCTCCCGCCCAGGCATGTACTGCGGGCCATGGCCAGACTCGGCCCCGAAGCCCGACCCGCCCCGTTCAAAGTCGGGCGATAG
- a CDS encoding alpha/beta fold hydrolase, which produces MSSADIPNEAVITSYAKAPARTVSAGGVTYAYRELGPKGGIPVVFFVHLAATLDNWDPRIIDPVAKGRHVIAFDNRGVGASTGQVPDSVEAMADDAYTFIKALGYDKIDVFSFSLGGMVAQALVVKHPELVRKLVLTGTGPKGGKDIDKVAGTTYRDILRATLTRSDPKEFLFFNRDSVGKAAGRAFVDRLGERTVDRDAKIKTKAFRTQLKAIKKWGRSAPDDLSSITQPTLIANGDNDRMVPSVLSGDLHRRIKGSQVIIYPGSGHGGIFQYHEEFAPVAVEFLAR; this is translated from the coding sequence ATGAGCAGCGCCGACATCCCGAACGAAGCCGTCATCACCTCCTACGCGAAGGCCCCGGCCCGCACCGTCAGCGCCGGTGGCGTCACCTACGCCTACCGCGAGCTGGGACCGAAGGGCGGCATCCCCGTCGTCTTCTTCGTCCACCTCGCCGCGACCCTGGACAACTGGGACCCCCGCATCATCGACCCCGTCGCGAAGGGCCGTCACGTCATCGCCTTCGACAACCGCGGTGTCGGGGCGTCCACCGGCCAGGTGCCGGACAGTGTCGAGGCGATGGCCGACGACGCCTATACCTTCATCAAGGCGCTCGGGTACGACAAGATCGACGTCTTCTCCTTCTCCCTGGGCGGCATGGTCGCCCAGGCCCTGGTGGTCAAGCACCCCGAGCTCGTCCGCAAGCTCGTCCTCACCGGCACCGGGCCCAAGGGCGGCAAGGACATCGACAAGGTCGCCGGAACCACCTACCGGGACATCCTGCGGGCCACCCTGACCCGGTCGGACCCCAAGGAGTTCCTGTTCTTCAACCGCGACTCCGTCGGCAAGGCCGCCGGACGCGCGTTCGTCGACCGGCTGGGCGAGCGCACCGTCGACCGCGACGCGAAGATCAAGACCAAGGCGTTCCGGACGCAGCTGAAGGCGATCAAGAAGTGGGGGCGCTCCGCCCCCGACGACCTGTCGTCGATCACGCAGCCCACCCTGATCGCCAACGGCGACAACGACCGCATGGTGCCCTCGGTCCTGTCGGGCGACCTGCACCGGCGCATCAAGGGCAGTCAGGTGATCATCTACCCCGGCTCCGGGCACGGCGGCATCTTCCAGTACCACGAGGAGTTCGCCCCCGTGGCGGTCGAGTTCCTCGCCCGATGA
- a CDS encoding LysR family transcriptional regulator, giving the protein MQLDLNLLTALDALLEEGSVTGAADRLHVTAPAMSRSLGRIRKATGDQILVRTGHHMTPTPRALTMRTEVHALVQQAHQLLSARTDLDLAGLERVFTVRLHDALTTACGSALVAAVHRQAPGVKMRLTVEPGHDTPELRRGEVDVASSDGPPSQPDIRQRLIGQDRIILAVRADHPLAAGPVTVERYAAADHVTVSRRGSLRDRVDEVVAALGHERRVIVSAPATDTALQLARDADVVVTLPDAVTRSAREQLGLTTLPLPFDLPPVPLYLLWHKRYDNDPAHTWLLNVATQTLQDLFTTPHTSDQ; this is encoded by the coding sequence ATGCAACTGGATTTGAATCTGCTTACTGCCCTGGACGCGTTGCTGGAGGAGGGCAGCGTGACTGGGGCCGCGGACCGGTTGCACGTCACCGCGCCGGCGATGAGCCGCTCGCTGGGCCGTATCCGCAAAGCCACCGGCGATCAGATCCTGGTCCGTACCGGACACCACATGACGCCCACCCCCCGTGCGTTGACCATGCGCACCGAGGTCCATGCTCTGGTACAGCAAGCTCACCAGTTGCTGTCCGCCCGTACGGACCTCGACCTGGCTGGCCTGGAGCGGGTGTTCACCGTCCGTTTGCACGACGCTCTCACCACCGCCTGCGGGAGCGCCCTCGTCGCCGCGGTGCACCGCCAGGCCCCGGGGGTGAAGATGCGTCTCACGGTCGAGCCCGGCCACGACACCCCTGAGCTGCGTCGCGGTGAGGTCGATGTGGCCTCCAGTGACGGACCGCCGTCCCAGCCCGACATCCGTCAGCGCCTCATCGGCCAGGACAGGATCATCCTTGCTGTTCGGGCGGATCATCCGCTCGCCGCAGGGCCGGTGACCGTCGAGAGGTACGCGGCGGCCGATCACGTGACCGTCTCCCGGCGTGGAAGCCTGCGCGACCGGGTCGACGAGGTCGTCGCCGCCCTCGGCCACGAGCGCCGTGTCATCGTCTCCGCCCCCGCGACGGACACCGCGCTGCAACTCGCCCGTGACGCCGATGTCGTGGTCACCCTCCCCGACGCGGTCACCCGCTCCGCCCGCGAGCAGCTCGGCCTGACCACGCTGCCGCTGCCGTTCGACCTGCCGCCCGTGCCTCTCTATCTGCTCTGGCACAAGCGTTACGACAACGACCCCGCCCACACCTGGCTGCTCAACGTGGCGACCCAGACCCTCCAGGACCTGTTCACCACCCCGCATACCTCTGACCAGTAG
- a CDS encoding TetR/AcrR family transcriptional regulator, which yields MERGHVVDGRRERAKAAKRERIMTAARELFAEHGVSGVTTQQIARRADVAIGTLYLYASTKAELLIMVQNEKFAAAIDAGLTAADAAVGQGVPESVVALVRPVVECVREHIENGRTYLHELVFGDPSEPYRQAGLALAGRLEDGITGLLARDEHIEAADAATLARVITAVIHISTTATVHLHRSDEVVLADIGAQIHASVAPHHRAA from the coding sequence ATGGAGCGCGGTCACGTGGTCGACGGGCGCCGTGAGCGGGCCAAAGCCGCCAAGCGCGAGCGCATCATGACCGCAGCCCGCGAACTGTTCGCCGAACACGGCGTCAGCGGGGTCACGACGCAGCAGATCGCCCGCCGGGCCGACGTCGCGATCGGCACCCTCTACCTGTACGCGTCCACCAAGGCCGAGTTGCTGATCATGGTGCAGAACGAGAAGTTCGCCGCCGCCATCGACGCCGGCCTCACCGCCGCGGACGCCGCCGTCGGACAGGGCGTGCCGGAGTCCGTCGTCGCCCTCGTCCGTCCCGTGGTGGAGTGCGTGAGGGAGCACATCGAGAACGGCCGCACATACCTGCACGAACTCGTCTTCGGTGACCCGTCCGAGCCTTACCGGCAAGCGGGCCTGGCCCTTGCCGGCCGCCTCGAGGACGGCATCACCGGCCTGCTCGCCCGCGACGAGCACATCGAAGCCGCCGACGCGGCGACGCTGGCGCGGGTGATCACCGCGGTCATCCACATCAGCACGACCGCCACCGTGCACCTGCACCGCAGCGACGAAGTCGTCCTCGCCGACATCGGCGCCCAGATCCACGCCTCCGTGGCGCCCCACCACCGCGCCGCATGA
- a CDS encoding PaaI family thioesterase, which yields MGRTRTYQWGDPAISAEAAAGMAGLDFLREMQAGRLPRAPIGDTVDFTLDEVEPGRAVFSLTPGEEHYNPIGSVHGGIFATLLDSAAGCAVQSTLPQGTAYTSLDLTVKFLRPITVDTGPVRAIGTVVNRGRQTALAQAQLLDEKDRLLAHATSSCMLFPVPDRRV from the coding sequence GTGGGGCGAACGCGTACGTATCAATGGGGTGATCCCGCGATCTCGGCGGAGGCCGCCGCGGGCATGGCCGGCCTCGACTTCCTGCGCGAGATGCAGGCGGGGCGGTTGCCGAGGGCGCCGATCGGCGACACCGTCGACTTCACCCTGGACGAGGTGGAGCCTGGCAGGGCGGTCTTCTCCCTGACACCGGGCGAGGAGCACTACAACCCGATCGGCAGCGTCCACGGCGGCATCTTCGCCACCCTGCTCGACTCGGCGGCGGGCTGCGCCGTCCAGTCCACCCTTCCGCAGGGGACGGCGTACACCTCGCTCGATCTGACCGTGAAGTTCCTGCGACCGATCACCGTGGACACGGGCCCGGTGCGCGCCATCGGCACGGTCGTCAACAGGGGGCGCCAAACGGCCCTTGCCCAGGCGCAGTTGCTCGACGAGAAGGACCGACTGCTCGCCCACGCCACCAGCAGCTGCATGCTCTTCCCGGTGCCCGACCGTCGGGTGTGA
- a CDS encoding enoyl-CoA hydratase/isomerase family protein has translation MTDTAAAEILADVHRGVGRILLNRPKALNALTTDMVVAIDRVLAGWEHASLSAVVLASTSAKAFCAGGDIRTVREHSLAGDAEASERFFASEYRLNARIAEYPVPVVSLIDGLCMGGGLGLSVHGGFRVVTERAVLAMPETGIGFFPDVGASYFLPRLPGAIGMYLGLTGHRLDAADALYTGLATHFVPADGLDAVGEALADSPRDPVDVVLNRLAGRSPVAGSGLADVRGDMDWAFGAPALGEIDKRLRHLDTPWAAAALAALESASPHSLEITHALLARGRQHTLRECLGHELALTRTTVRSPDFLEGVRAALVDKDRTPRWRRASLGGRTLLS, from the coding sequence ATGACCGACACCGCGGCGGCCGAGATTCTCGCCGACGTCCACCGGGGCGTCGGCCGCATCCTGCTGAACCGGCCCAAGGCGCTCAACGCCCTGACGACGGACATGGTCGTCGCCATCGACCGTGTGCTCGCCGGGTGGGAGCACGCATCGCTGTCCGCTGTCGTGCTCGCCAGTACCAGCGCGAAGGCGTTCTGTGCCGGTGGAGACATCCGTACGGTCCGCGAGCACAGCCTCGCCGGGGACGCCGAGGCCAGTGAGCGGTTCTTCGCCTCCGAGTACCGGCTCAACGCCCGGATCGCCGAGTACCCCGTGCCGGTCGTGTCGCTCATCGACGGCCTGTGCATGGGCGGCGGTCTCGGTCTGTCCGTGCACGGCGGCTTCCGCGTCGTCACGGAGCGCGCGGTGCTGGCGATGCCCGAGACCGGGATCGGGTTCTTCCCGGACGTCGGGGCCAGCTACTTCCTGCCGAGGCTGCCCGGCGCGATCGGCATGTACCTGGGACTGACCGGGCACCGGCTCGACGCGGCCGACGCGCTGTACACGGGACTGGCCACGCACTTCGTCCCCGCGGACGGGCTCGACGCGGTCGGGGAGGCCCTGGCCGACAGCCCCCGCGACCCGGTGGACGTGGTGCTGAACCGCCTTGCCGGCCGTTCCCCGGTGGCGGGCAGCGGGCTGGCGGACGTACGCGGGGACATGGACTGGGCGTTCGGCGCGCCGGCCCTCGGTGAGATCGACAAACGCCTGCGCCACCTCGACACCCCCTGGGCGGCAGCCGCGCTTGCCGCCTTGGAGTCCGCTTCGCCGCACAGCTTGGAGATCACTCACGCCTTGCTGGCCCGGGGCAGGCAGCACACGTTGCGCGAGTGCCTCGGCCACGAACTGGCCCTCACGCGCACGACCGTCCGCTCGCCGGACTTCCTGGAGGGTGTCCGTGCGGCCCTGGTCGACAAGGACCGCACTCCCCGCTGGCGACGTGCGTCGCTCGGCGGACGGACGCTGCTCTCCTGA